ACGACCGCGACCTCCTCAACCGCGCCGTCAACTCGATCGTCCACCTCGACCAGCAGAAGCTCACCTTCTGGCGCGGCGGCTACGACCAGTTCGAGCGCCAGCGCAGCGAGCAGCTGGAGTTGCAGGAGAAGAGCCGGGTCAAGCAGGAGGCACAGCGCAAGCACCTGCAATCCTTTGTCGACCGGTTCCGCGCCAAGGCGTCGAAGGCGCGCCAGGCGCAGTCGCGCATCAAGGCGCTGGAGAAGATGAAGCCCATCGCCGCGCTGATGAACGATACGGTCAAGCCGTTCAGCTTTCCGGAGCCGGTAAAGACCGTCGCCTCGCCGATCATCGCGATGGACGGCATCAGCGTCGGCTACAAGCCCGGCCACCCTGTGCTCAAGCGGCTCGGCCTGCGCATCGACGCCGACGACCGCATCGCCCTGCTCGGCGCCAACGGCAACGGCAAGTCGACTTTCGCGAAGCTCCTGTCGGCACGGCTGGAACCCGACAGCGGCACGATGACGGTGGCGCCAGGCCTCAAGGTAGGCATGTTCGCGCAGCACCAGCTCGACGACCTGAGGCCCGAGGAGAACGCCTACGAGCATGTCCGCCGGATGATGCCGGACGCGCCGGAATCCAAGGTGCGCGCGCGGGTCGCGCAGTTCGGCCTGACGACGGAAAAGATGAACACGGCCGCTAAGGACCTTTCGGGCGGCGAAAAGGCGCGTCTGCTGATGGGCCTTTCGGCCTTCGAGGGCCCGAACCTGTTCATCCTCGACGAGCCGACCAACCACCTCGACATCGATTCTCGCGAGGCGCTGATCCACGCCCTCAACGATTTTCCGGGCGCCGTCATCCTGATCTCGCACGACCGTCACCTGATCGAGGCGACCGCCGACCGGCTGTGGCTGGTGAAGGACGGGCTGGTCAAGCCCTTCGACGGCGACATGGCCGACTATCGGCGCGAGGTCGTCGGCGATTCAGCCGACCGGCGCGACCGCCGCGAGGCGGACAAGGCCTCGAAGGCGGATCGCCGCCGCGAGGCCGCGCAGCGGCGCGCCGCGCTGGAACCGCTCGCCAAGCAGATCAAGGCGACGGAGGCGCTGATCGAGCGAATCCGCAAGCGGCTCGACGGCATCGAGGACCAACTCGCCGATCCGACTCTCTACGAGAGGGACCCGAAGGCCGCGACCCAGCTTTCCAAAGAGCGGTCGGACCTCGCCCATGCGCTCTCGGGCCATGAGGACACGTGGCTGACGCTGTCGACGGAATACGAAGAAGCGATGGCGGAGTAGAGACTTCCGTCAGAAGGTTGTTCCGTTCGTCCATGAGCCTGCGGCGTCGCCACGGAGTGCGATAGTCACTCGGGCAGCCTGATCGCTGCCCGCTTGTCCGCAGGTGGTTCGCGGCGTTATTCTGGACGGTTAGCGAGCCTGGCCCCCGGCGCGCGCCGGGAGAGCTGGCGACGCGCGGAGGCCTATCATGAAAATCGCTTCGATACTCGCAATCTCTTGCTTCGGATTCTGCGGAATCGTCTCGTATGCCTCGGCGGAGAATGTGCACCAAATGGTCACTCCCGGCGATGTCAAATGGGGGCCGGCTCCCAAAATGCTGCCTGCCGGCGCACAAGCTGCGGTCCTGTTCGGCGACCCGACCAAGGAAGGCTTGTTCGCACTTCGGCTCAAACTACCCGCCGGCTATGCGATCGCGCCTCACACCCATCCTGCGGATGAGGTGGTGACGATCATATCGGGCGCGACCAACCTCGGCATGGGAAAAACCGCCGACCGGAGTGCGACGAAGGCGCTCCCTGCGGGCAGTTTCTTCGCCCTCCCACCAGAGACGCCGCATTTCGTCTTCTTCGATGAGGAAACCGTCCTCCAGGTGAACACGAATGGTCCGTGGGGGCTCAAGTACATCAACCCGGCTGATGATCCCCAAAAGTCGCAATAGGGAGCAACCGGGCTGCAGGCCATTGGCCTTGCCAGCCGACACAGTGCGCGGAAGCAAGATCGCCGGAGATGTCTGAACGCGATTGCGCTCAACGATCGCCCGCGTTCCTGCCCCACCGCGGCGGCGGGGGCTGCGAGTTCGGGTTTTGCGGTGGGCCGCCGCGCCTGCGCCGACTCGCCGCAACGAGGCCGATGAAACCGACCGCCATCAGCGCAAAGCCCAGCGGCTGCGCGCGCGGGTCGAGCATCGCGGCGTCGGACCGCAGCACGACATCGACCGAGCGCATGTTGATGGCATCGGCATCGCCGGGCCCCAGTGTGAAGGTGTAGATGCCGGGCGCGACCGGGTCGATGAGACCGGCCTCAGCGCGGAAGATCTTGTCGCTGGTCTGCGGGCTGACCTCGCGCGGCGACGCGGAATTGTGAAACGACAAGGTGTCGGCAATCACCGTGCGGCCGCCGGTCGCCGCCGTGATGGTCAGCACGGTCCGGTCCTGCTCGAAGGTAGGTGTGCCAAGCGCAGTCAAGTCGACCAGCACGCGCACCGGCGCGTCCGCCTCGGCCAGGGGCGCATCGAAAGACCGGAACCCGGACGCCCTGTCGTAAGCCCGCCACGTACCGATCAGATCGCCGGAGAAATTGTGCACGTACCACGGATAGCCGACGCCGACCGCCGCGCCCGACAGCAAAACCAGTAGGAAGACGAAGCGCATCAGGCCTGCCGCTCCCAGCGGCCGCCGGATGTCTGCTGCCAGTAGGTGACCGCATGCCCGGCCGCCCTGGTCTCCTTCCAGTGACGCCGCGCAGCTTCCAGCTGCGCCGCGTCATGGCCGTCGAACATGAACACCGCGCGCTCGTATGGCGTGAGGTCAGGCGGCGAAGCCCCGTCGACGATGAACCGGATCTTCGCGTCGTTCAGGTTCGAATCGGCCGTCGTCAGCAGGACCGCCTGGTCGGCCGGATGTGCGTCGCGATCGGTCCCGTGAGCCAGAAAAGAATCGTCGCGATAGGTCCACAGATGGATATCGAGCGCATCGCGACGCTCTTCGCTGCCCGCCTGCACCACGACGTTCCAGCCGCGCTGCAGGCTCTTCTCGAGCAGCGGAGGCAGCGCCTGCTCCAGCGTCGATTCGGTCAAATGGTAGAAAAACGCCTCGGCCATCAGGATTCGTAGTTGTCGCGAACGAGCCTGTCGAGCAGGCGCACGCCAAACCCGCTCGCCCAGGACTGGTTGATCTCGCTGGCCGGCGCCGCCAGCGCAGTGCCCGCGATGTCGAGATGCGCCCATGGCGTGTCCTTGACGAAGCGCTGCAGGAACTGGGCCGCCGAGATTGCGCCGCCGTGGCGTCCGCCGATGTTCTTCATGTCGGCGTTCTTGCTGTCGATCAGCTTGTCGTACTCGGGGCCAAGGGGCATGCGCCAGACGCGTTCCTGGGTCGCCAGGCCTGCCGCCGTCAGCTTGCCCGCAAGGGCGTCGTCGTTGGAGAAAAGACCTGCGTGATGCTGGCCCAGCGCCACCATGATAGCCCCGGTGAGGGTCGCCAGGTCGATCATCGCCTTCGGCTTGAACTTTTGCTGGCAGTACCACATGGCGTCGGCCAGAACGAGCCGCCCTTCCGCATCGGTGTTCAGCACCTCGATGGTCTGACCCGACATGGAGGTGACGATGTCGCCCGGCCGCTGCGCGTTGCCGTCGACCATGTTCTCGACGCAGCCGATGATGCCGATCACGTTTGCTTTGGCCTTGCGGGCCGCGATCGCGTGCATGGCGCCCACCACCGCAGCCGCGCCGCCGACGTCGCCGCGCATGTCCTCCATGCTGGACGCCGGCTTGATCGAGTTGCCGCCGGTGTCGAACACCACGCCCTTGCCGACGAAGGCGACCGGCGGTTCATTGGCGTTGCCGCCGCGCCACTGCATGACCGCCAGGCAGGGCGGCCGAACAGAGCCCTGGTTGACACCCAGCAGCGCCCCCATGCCGAGTTTCTTCATCTCCTTCTCGCCGAGAATTTCGACCTTCACCCCGAGCTTCGTGAGTTCTCTTGCGCGCTCGCCGAACTCCACCGGCCCCAGCATGTTGGCCGGTTCGTTGACGAGGTCGCGCGCGAGGTCGACGCCGTCCGCGAGGCCCTCCAGCACGACGAAGGCGCGCTTCGCCTGCGTGGGCTCGGCACAGAGGATGGTGAACTTCGGCCGCTTGGAGGCGTCTGCCTTGCCGGCCGAATCGTTCCTGGTCTTGTACTTGTCGAAGCCATAGGCGCGCAGGAGCATGCCCGCCGCCAGGTTCGCGGCTTCGACGCCGGAAACCGCCCGGCCGTCCAGATCGAGCACGATGGCGCACTCGCCGGCCCGGCGGAAGTGGCCGGAGATGACCCCGCCCAGCTTCATCCAGGCAAACTCATCGAGCGCCTCCGGATCTCCCACGCCCACCGCGACGATGCTGTCGAGGTCGGAACCCGCTGGCGCGAGCACATCGACGACAGCGCCGAACTTGCCGGAGAATTCGGCGACGCCGAAGGCGCGCGTCAGGGCAGCGGCGGTGTCCAGATCCTTCGCCAGCGGTCCGAGCTTCGCCTTCTGGGCCGCAAGCACGAGGACGCTTCCCTTCTTCGGGACCGTCATGCCCGCGAATTTGACTGATGGCCTGTTCTTCATGATCTCCCGCTCCGCCCGATGGGTCGCCTGGCTCCGACTCTTGGTCGAACGGCAGTGATTGGCAAGCGCGCGCGTCAAAATTGCGGACCGTCAAGATGGACCGACTGTTGATAACCGGGGTGCGCCAAAGCGCTGCAGCGCAGTATCCACAGGGCGCCGTTAACCAACTTTGTTGGCCATTTATTAGGTGATGACCCAGACAATTTGAACGAAGCTGACGCGGCGGCCGATAGTTACGAACTGGAAACCGGTTGTGCCTCGGGCGGCGGGACACTACGTTGCGCGCCAACGCGTGACCAGCCGAAACGAGCATCCACGGATTCAATGAAGATCATTGAACGCTATATATTTCGTCGGGCGTTCGTGGTTTTTGCCGCGGCCCTCGGCTGGACGCTGGCGATCGTCTGGACGACGCAGGTGCTCGAGCGCATCGACCTGGTCACCACGAACGGGCAATCGGTACTCTCCTTCCTCGAGCTGGCGACGCTGATCCTGCCTTCGGTGGCGCCGATGGTCATGCCCTTCGCCGTGGCGCTCGGCGTCTCGCAGACGCTGTCGGTGATGAACACCGATTCGGAGCTGGTCGTCATCAACGCCTCGGGAAGCTCGCGCACCACCGTCATCAAGCCGATGCTGCTGCTCGGGCTCGCGGTCAGCCTCGTCTCCTTCGTCGTCGACAACGCCGTCGACCCCTATGCCCGCCAGCGCGCGCGTGAACTCGTCGCGGAAGCGCGCGCCGACCTGCTGTCCACGATCATTCAGGAGGGCACCTTCCGCAAGGTCGAGGACGGGCTCTATTTGCAGATCGGCGAACGGCTCGCCAACGGCACGTTGGGTGGCATTTTCGTTGCCGATTCAAGGGACCCGGAGGTTGAGCTCGCCTATTATGCGAAGAACGGGCGGGTCGCGCGCCTCGGCAATCAGGATGTGCTCCTCATGCAGGATGGCGTCGTGCACCGGAAGCGCCCGGGCAGCGACGTCTCCGTCGTGCGGTTCGAGACCTACGCGTTCGACCTGTCGCTCTTCGCGCCGCAGGACCAGGTGATCGTGATGTATCCGAAGGACCAGACGATCCCCTACCTGCTCAATCCCGATCCCAACGACTACCAGTTCAAGCGCAATCCACAGCAGTTCCGGGCCGAGTTGCATCGTCGATTCGCTGAATGGACGTACCCGCTGATCTTCGCCCTCATCGCAGTCGCGGTGGCAGGCGATGCGCGCTCTCACCGGGAGGCCCGCATCCATCCCACTCTGACGGTGCTGACGCTCGCACTGCTCGTGCGATGGGCTGGCTTCATCGTCGCCAACGAGGCGCATACGACTGCCTGGCTCGTCCCGTTCATATACGGCGTGCCGATCATCACCGCCGCCATCTGCATCCGCTTCATTCTTGCGAATCGAACGCTGGAACTCCCACAGGCCTTCACCGAGCGCTCGGCCGGACTGCTGCGCAGTTGGATCGACCGGATCGATTCCCTGAGGAAGCGCTTGCGGCGCAATTCGCACACTGCGGAGGGCGGCGTCTGATGGGATGGACTCTCGGAAGATATCTGTTCCAGCGCTACGTCGTCATCACGATTTGGCTGTTCCTCGGCATGTTCGCGCTGGTCTTCATCATCGACTTTGCCGAGTTCTCGACCCGGATGTCCGGTCTGCCGGACTTCTCCTTCATCAAGACGCTCGGCATCGTCGCGCTCCGCGTGCCGATGTTCATGCTCCAGACGGTGCCGTTCGTGGCTCTGTTCTCGGCGATGGCGCTGCTGGTTTCGCTCAACCGGCGCTCCGAACTGGTGATCACGCGCGCCGCCGGCATCTCCGTCTGGCAGTTCCTGCTGCCGCTCGGCGTAGCGGCCTTCCTGCTCGGCATCATCATGATCGTCGCCTTCAATCCGCTGGCGGCGGCAGGTCTCGCGCGCTCGCAGATGTACGAGGCCGACATGAAGGCCACGGACCCCAAGCGGGCGGGCGCGACCGTGCCCTGGATCCGCCAGAAGACCGACGACACCGACACCATCATCGGAGCCCAGGCCTCCCTCAACCAGGGGATGGAATTGGCCGGCGCCAGCTTCTTCCGTATCGATTCGGACGGCAACATCTTCGAGCGGCTGGACGCCAGCCGTGCCTATCTCCGGGACGGCTATTGGGAACTCGTCGACGTCGACCGGTACAAGGACGGCGTTCAGGAAATGAACATCCCGGACCTGCAGATTCCCACGAATCTGCGTGAGGAGTTCGTACAGGAGCGGCTGGCGCGTCCCGAAACGATTCCACTTTTCGAATTGCCGTCGAAGATCGAGGTCGCACAATCGTTCGGGTTGCGCGCCAATGCCTTCTCGATGCAATTGCACTCCCTGCTGGCGCTGCCTCCCCTGTTGGTGGCGATGACGCTTATCGCGGCCACCGTGTCGCTTAAATTTACGAGGCTAGGACAATCCGTTCCTTTGATTCTGGGTGGCGTAGTCGCCGGCTTTCTGCTTTATGTCGTATCGGTTTTGGTCAAAGCGTTCGGGACCTCGGGGATTGTCCCTCCGGTCGTGGCGGCATGGTTTCCGGTCGTGGTGGCAATCTTTCTCGGTGTGACATTCCTGCTCTACAGGGAAGACGGCTAGTGGGCTCGGTGTCAGCCCTCCGTCAGCGGCCGCGGCGTCTGTCGCGCCTGCTGGGTGCCACAGCGCTCGCCTGCGTACTGGCATATGTCGCAGCGCCTCTTCACGCGCAGAACCTGGCGCTCGAGCAGAACGTTCCCGAAAACTCGCAGTTGCTGCTCGAAGCGGACACGCTGGTCTACGATCAGGACCTTTCGACGGTCACCGCAGTCGGCGGCGTTCGCCTCGAATACGGCGGCAATCGCGTTGTGGCCGAGAAGGTCATCTACAACAGCGAGACGGGCCGCCTGCTGGCTACCGGCAAGGTCGAGATCGTCGATCCCGAAGGGACGAAATTCTACGCCAGCGAGATCGACATCACCGACGATTTCGGCGACGGCTTCGTCAACGCCCTGCAGGTCGTGACCACGGACAAGACCTATTTCGGCGCTGAGAGCGCCGAGCGGCGCAGCGGCGTCCTCACCACCTTCAACAACGGCGTCTACACGGCCTGCGCACCCTGCGAGGACAAGCCCGACAAGGCCCCCATCTGGCGAATCAAGTCGCAGAAGATCATCTGGAACGGCAAGACCAAGATGATCCGCTTCGAGAAGCCGCGTTTCGAAATGTGGGGCATGCCGATCGCGCTGCTGCCCGCATTCGAGATCCCGGATCCGTCGGTCAAGCGCAAGTCGGGCTTCCTGCTGCCCGGCCTCGCCTACAAGTCCGACCTCGGCTACGGCGCCTACATCCCGTACTACTTCGCGCTGTCCCCAACCTATGACCTGACTGTAACCGGCACCGGCTACTCGGAGCAGGGTTTCCTCGGCGAGGCCGAGTGGCAGCAGCGCTTCAACAACGGCCAGTACAACCTCAAGATGGCGGGGATCTACCAGGCCGATCCTGAGGCGTTCGATCCAAACACCGTGGACCGCGGCAAGCCGGATGATCTCAACCGCTTCCGCGGCATGATCGGCAGCAAGGGCGACTTCGTCCTCAACCCGCGCTGGAGCTTCGGCTGGAACGCACTGGCGCAGACCGACAAGGACTTCGCCTATACATACGGCATCGCCGGGTTCGACAACTATGTGTTCCGCTCGGAGACCTACCTGACGGGTCTCAACGACCGCAACTTCTTCGACCTTCGCGCCATGAAGTTCGACGTGCAGGAAGACGTCTTCAACGGACGCGACGAGAAGCAGCCATTGGCGCTGCCGACCTTCGACTATGCCTATACGCCGGACGAGCCCATCGCTGGCGGCGAGATCAACATCGACGTCAACGCACGCACCCTCTACCGTGATACGCAGGACGTGGCGCTGACCGCGCCGGTCGTGCGCGGAGTCGACGGATGGAGCGGCCGCATGACCGCCGAGGCCGAATGGCGCCGGTCGATCGTCGGTCCCGGCGGCCTTGTGGTCAGCCCGCTGCTTCAGATGCAGGGCGACGCAATGTACTCTGATGTCGCCAACATATCGGTGGCGAGCATCGACATCATGGGCAGGGAGCTCGGCGTCGCGGCGGACGTGCGCTCGGCGCTCTATCGCTACATGGCGACCGCAGGGCTCGACGTGCGCTGGCCCGTGCTGTTCTCGACGACGAGCTCGACCCATGTGCTCGAGCCGGTCGCGCAGGTCTTCGCCCGGCCGGATGAGCCCTATAGCGACGAACTGGGGATCATCAACGAGGACGCCCAGAGCTTCGTCTTCGACGCCACCACGCTGTTCGAGCGCGACAAGTTCTCCGGCTATGACCGCATCGAAGGCGGCACGCGGGCGAATCTCGGCGTGCGCTACTCCGGCTCATTCGCCCACGGATGGACCACGAACGGCATTTTCGGCCAGTCCTACCAGCTCGCGGGACGCAATTCCTTCGCCTCCCCGGACCTGGTCAACGCCGGCGCATTTTCGGGCCTGGAAACCGAGACCTCGGACTATGTCGGCCTGATCGGCTTCGGCACGCCCTTCGGCCTGTCGGCGTCGCTGAGCGCCCGCCTCGACGAGGAGACGTTCGACATCCGCAGGACCGAGGTCAGGGCCGGATATGTCGCCGACCGCTTCTCCATCAACGCAAAGTATGCGTTCATCGAGGCGCAGCCCCTTTACGGCTTCGCCGTCGACCGGGCAGAGGTCTCTGGCGGTGCGTCGGCCAAGATCGGCGAGAACTGGCGCGTCTTTGCGTCGGCGACCTTCGACGTCGAGAACGAGCGCATGCTCAACCGCGGCGTTGGCGTCTCCTACGCCGACGAGTGCTTCACCTACCTGATGACAGTTTCGCAGTCGATCAACCGGGTCAGCGAGGAAACTTCCACCAGCATCGGCTTCAATCTTTCCTTCCGCACTCTTGGCGATATCGGGGCTGGGATATAGACAACAGTCCGACTGACATGCTTTCGCCGCATAAGGGTGGCACCCGAACACTTTGGTGTGGCCGGATGGGAATGGGGAAGATCTGGATGTTTTCGCCGCGAATGCTAGGATTTGCAGCAGCAGTCGCCGTGCTGACGGCGAGTGCTCACCTGCCGATGGGCATGGATCTAGTCGGCGTCGCTCAGGCGAGCGAGATCAAATACGTCGTCAACAACATCCCCATCACCAGCTACGACATCCAGCGACGCGCCGCCTTCATCCGCCTGCAGCGGGGCAAGGGCAACGCATCCGACCAGATGATCGAGCAGACGCTGCGCAACGCCGAAGCCGCGCGCCTCGGCATCAAGGTGACTGACGAGCAGGTGGACACCGCCTACGCGCGCTTCGCCAAGGACAACAAGATGCCGCTCGATGCGCTGGACAAGATCTTGGGGCAGGCCGGCGTGACCAAGTCGCACTTCAAGGAATACATCCGTTCGCAGATGGCCTGGAACCAGGCGCTCGGCGCCCGCCACCGCTCGACCGGCGCTGGCGGCGGAGCCGGCCCGGGCGCCAAGGGCGGATCCCGCGAGCAGAACCTCGTCCGTCAGATGCTCCAGAGGGGCGGCGAAAAGCCAAAGGCAACGGAATACATGCTGCAGCAGGTGATCTTCGTGGTGCCTGCCGGGCAGCGCGGCGATATCGCCAAGCGCAAGCGCGAAGCCGAGGCCATGCGCATGCGCTTCCGCAGCTGCGAGACGACCCGCAGCTTCGCCAAGGGCCTGATCGACGTGACCGTGCGCGATCTCGGCCGCGTGCTCGAGCCGCAGTTGCCGGCGGACTGGGCCGAGCCGATCAAGGCGACCAAGAGTGGCGCGGCCACGCCGGTGCGCCAGACGGAACGTGGGATCGAGTTCATCGGAATCTGCAGCGCGCGCGAGGTATCGGACGACCGCGTGGCGGAGCTGGTGTTCCAGGCCGAATCCAGCAAGGGCGCCAACGCCGACGAGCTCAGCAAGACCTACACGCAGGAATTGCGCGAGAAGGCGAAGATCGTCGAACGCTGACGCACTCCTCCGCCCTGCTCCCATAGATGGCTGATCACGCAAAACCTCTCGCGGCGACGGTCGGCGATCCTGCGGGCGTCGGCCCGGACATCGTGCTGGCCGCATGGGCGCAGCGGCAGCAGGCCGGCATTCCCCCCTTCTATGTGATCTGCGACCCGGATTTCCTGGTGGACCGGGCGGCCGCGATGGGGCTTGCGGTGCCCATCGCCTCGGTCATGCCGTCCGAAGCGACGTCGACATTCGAGCAGGCGTTGTCCGTCGTTCCGCTCGGCGCCCGCTTCAGCCGGCAGACAGGGCGCGCCGACCAGGCCGACGCCAAGGGAATCGTCGCGGCCATCGACCGTGCGGTCGAGGACGTCGTGACAGGCGTTGCCGACGCGCTGGTCACCGGCCCCGTCGCCAAGAAGTCGCTCTACGACGCGGGCTTCGACTTCCCCGGCCACACGGAATACCTTGCGCATCTGGCCGAGGCCTGCACCGGCGCGCCTGCCTTCCCTGTCATGATGCTGGCGGGCCCCGAGCTTCGCGCCGTACCGGTCACGATCCACGTGCCGCTGGCTGCCGTGCCGGGCCTGCTGACGCAGGATCTGATCGTGCAGACAGTGCGCATCACCCACAACGACCTGCGTCGCCGCTTCGGCCTCGCCAGGCCGCGGCTTGCTGTCTCCGGACTTAACCCTCACGCCGGAGAGAGCGGCGCCATGGGCCGGGAGGACGTCGACGTCATCGCGCCCGCGATCGAACAACTGCGCTCCAGCGGAATCGAAGCGTTCGGTCCCCTGCCCGCGGACACCATGTTCCATCCCCAAGCCCGCGCCGCCTACGACGCCGCCATCTGCATGTATCACGACCAGGCGCTGATTCCCGCGAAGGCGCTCGCGTTCGACGAGACGGTCAACGTGACGCTGGGGCTGCCCTTCATTCGCACCTCGCCGGACCATGGCACCGCCTTCGACCTCGCCGGCAGCGGCAGGGCGCGGCCCGACAGCTTTTTTGCCGCGCTGAGGCTGGCGCGCCAACTCGCCGACCGCCAAGCGGCCGCTTCATGAGCATCGACGGCCTGCCGCCCCTGCGCGAGGTGATCGAGCGCCACCAACTCGCCGCCAAGAAGTCGCTCGGCCAGAACTTCCTGCTCGACCTCAACCTGACGGGTAAGATCGCGCGTGCGGCAGGCGACCTTTCAAACGTCACCGTCGTCGAGGTCGGTCCAGGACCCGGTGGTCTCACCCGCGCGCTGCTGCTGCACGGCGCACGCAAGGTCGTCGCCATCGAGCGGGACGAGCGCTGCCTGGCGGCGCTGGAGGAAGTCTCGGCGCACTATCCCGGACGGCTCGAGGTCATCCCCGGCGACGCCCTGAAGACGGATTTTCGCGAGATCGCCGGCTCCGGTCCGGTCAAGATCGTCGCCAACCTCCCCTACAATGTCGGCACCGAACTGCTGGTGCGCTGGCTTACCGTCGACGAGTGGCCGCCGCTCTACATGTCCATGACGCTGATGTTCCAGCGCGAAGTGGCCGAGCGCATCATCGCGAAGCCGCGAAGCGACGCCTACGGCCGTCTCGGAGTCCTGGCCGGTTGGCGCACGGAAGCCGGGATCGCCTTCGACGTGCCGCCGCAGGCCTTCGTGCCGCCGCCAAAGGTGACGTCCTCGGTGGTACATCTCGTGCCCCGCGCCGAGCCGCTGCCGGCCGACGTCCGCACGCTTGGCCGCATCACGGAGGCGGCGTTCGGGCAACGCCGCAAGATGCTCCGCCAGAGCCTGAAGCCGGTCGGCGGCGAGCGCCTGCTCGAAGCCACCGGCATCGATGGCACGCGGCGCGCTGAGACGCTGAGCGTCGCCGAGTTCGTGGCGCTGGCGAACGCATTTCGAGGATAGCGATCGCCCTCTGGGCGTCGCTGCCGGCCCTTACATACAGGCGAGTATCGATGAA
This portion of the Mesorhizobium shangrilense genome encodes:
- a CDS encoding ABC-F family ATP-binding cassette domain-containing protein, which gives rise to MLTITDLSLRMAGRLLIDHASLSLPAGTKAGLVGRNGTGKTTLFRAITGDLSSETGSINLPKNTRIGQVAQEAPGTEEPLIEIVLKADTERAALFAEAETASDPHRIAEIQTRLADIDAHSAEARAATILAGLGFDTEAQARPASSFSGGWRMRVALAAVLFAEPDLLLLDEPTNYLDLEGTLWLENYLSRYPHTVLLISHDRDLLNRAVNSIVHLDQQKLTFWRGGYDQFERQRSEQLELQEKSRVKQEAQRKHLQSFVDRFRAKASKARQAQSRIKALEKMKPIAALMNDTVKPFSFPEPVKTVASPIIAMDGISVGYKPGHPVLKRLGLRIDADDRIALLGANGNGKSTFAKLLSARLEPDSGTMTVAPGLKVGMFAQHQLDDLRPEENAYEHVRRMMPDAPESKVRARVAQFGLTTEKMNTAAKDLSGGEKARLLMGLSAFEGPNLFILDEPTNHLDIDSREALIHALNDFPGAVILISHDRHLIEATADRLWLVKDGLVKPFDGDMADYRREVVGDSADRRDRREADKASKADRRREAAQRRAALEPLAKQIKATEALIERIRKRLDGIEDQLADPTLYERDPKAATQLSKERSDLAHALSGHEDTWLTLSTEYEEAMAE
- a CDS encoding cupin domain-containing protein, whose amino-acid sequence is MKIASILAISCFGFCGIVSYASAENVHQMVTPGDVKWGPAPKMLPAGAQAAVLFGDPTKEGLFALRLKLPAGYAIAPHTHPADEVVTIISGATNLGMGKTADRSATKALPAGSFFALPPETPHFVFFDEETVLQVNTNGPWGLKYINPADDPQKSQ
- a CDS encoding DNA polymerase III subunit chi — translated: MAEAFFYHLTESTLEQALPPLLEKSLQRGWNVVVQAGSEERRDALDIHLWTYRDDSFLAHGTDRDAHPADQAVLLTTADSNLNDAKIRFIVDGASPPDLTPYERAVFMFDGHDAAQLEAARRHWKETRAAGHAVTYWQQTSGGRWERQA
- a CDS encoding leucyl aminopeptidase, encoding MKNRPSVKFAGMTVPKKGSVLVLAAQKAKLGPLAKDLDTAAALTRAFGVAEFSGKFGAVVDVLAPAGSDLDSIVAVGVGDPEALDEFAWMKLGGVISGHFRRAGECAIVLDLDGRAVSGVEAANLAAGMLLRAYGFDKYKTRNDSAGKADASKRPKFTILCAEPTQAKRAFVVLEGLADGVDLARDLVNEPANMLGPVEFGERARELTKLGVKVEILGEKEMKKLGMGALLGVNQGSVRPPCLAVMQWRGGNANEPPVAFVGKGVVFDTGGNSIKPASSMEDMRGDVGGAAAVVGAMHAIAARKAKANVIGIIGCVENMVDGNAQRPGDIVTSMSGQTIEVLNTDAEGRLVLADAMWYCQQKFKPKAMIDLATLTGAIMVALGQHHAGLFSNDDALAGKLTAAGLATQERVWRMPLGPEYDKLIDSKNADMKNIGGRHGGAISAAQFLQRFVKDTPWAHLDIAGTALAAPASEINQSWASGFGVRLLDRLVRDNYES
- the lptF gene encoding LPS export ABC transporter permease LptF codes for the protein MKIIERYIFRRAFVVFAAALGWTLAIVWTTQVLERIDLVTTNGQSVLSFLELATLILPSVAPMVMPFAVALGVSQTLSVMNTDSELVVINASGSSRTTVIKPMLLLGLAVSLVSFVVDNAVDPYARQRARELVAEARADLLSTIIQEGTFRKVEDGLYLQIGERLANGTLGGIFVADSRDPEVELAYYAKNGRVARLGNQDVLLMQDGVVHRKRPGSDVSVVRFETYAFDLSLFAPQDQVIVMYPKDQTIPYLLNPDPNDYQFKRNPQQFRAELHRRFAEWTYPLIFALIAVAVAGDARSHREARIHPTLTVLTLALLVRWAGFIVANEAHTTAWLVPFIYGVPIITAAICIRFILANRTLELPQAFTERSAGLLRSWIDRIDSLRKRLRRNSHTAEGGV
- the lptG gene encoding LPS export ABC transporter permease LptG, which translates into the protein MMGWTLGRYLFQRYVVITIWLFLGMFALVFIIDFAEFSTRMSGLPDFSFIKTLGIVALRVPMFMLQTVPFVALFSAMALLVSLNRRSELVITRAAGISVWQFLLPLGVAAFLLGIIMIVAFNPLAAAGLARSQMYEADMKATDPKRAGATVPWIRQKTDDTDTIIGAQASLNQGMELAGASFFRIDSDGNIFERLDASRAYLRDGYWELVDVDRYKDGVQEMNIPDLQIPTNLREEFVQERLARPETIPLFELPSKIEVAQSFGLRANAFSMQLHSLLALPPLLVAMTLIAATVSLKFTRLGQSVPLILGGVVAGFLLYVVSVLVKAFGTSGIVPPVVAAWFPVVVAIFLGVTFLLYREDG
- a CDS encoding LPS-assembly protein LptD — its product is MGSVSALRQRPRRLSRLLGATALACVLAYVAAPLHAQNLALEQNVPENSQLLLEADTLVYDQDLSTVTAVGGVRLEYGGNRVVAEKVIYNSETGRLLATGKVEIVDPEGTKFYASEIDITDDFGDGFVNALQVVTTDKTYFGAESAERRSGVLTTFNNGVYTACAPCEDKPDKAPIWRIKSQKIIWNGKTKMIRFEKPRFEMWGMPIALLPAFEIPDPSVKRKSGFLLPGLAYKSDLGYGAYIPYYFALSPTYDLTVTGTGYSEQGFLGEAEWQQRFNNGQYNLKMAGIYQADPEAFDPNTVDRGKPDDLNRFRGMIGSKGDFVLNPRWSFGWNALAQTDKDFAYTYGIAGFDNYVFRSETYLTGLNDRNFFDLRAMKFDVQEDVFNGRDEKQPLALPTFDYAYTPDEPIAGGEINIDVNARTLYRDTQDVALTAPVVRGVDGWSGRMTAEAEWRRSIVGPGGLVVSPLLQMQGDAMYSDVANISVASIDIMGRELGVAADVRSALYRYMATAGLDVRWPVLFSTTSSTHVLEPVAQVFARPDEPYSDELGIINEDAQSFVFDATTLFERDKFSGYDRIEGGTRANLGVRYSGSFAHGWTTNGIFGQSYQLAGRNSFASPDLVNAGAFSGLETETSDYVGLIGFGTPFGLSASLSARLDEETFDIRRTEVRAGYVADRFSINAKYAFIEAQPLYGFAVDRAEVSGGASAKIGENWRVFASATFDVENERMLNRGVGVSYADECFTYLMTVSQSINRVSEETSTSIGFNLSFRTLGDIGAGI